Proteins encoded together in one Labrus mixtus chromosome 18, fLabMix1.1, whole genome shotgun sequence window:
- the tgfb3 gene encoding transforming growth factor beta-3 proprotein, translating to MNLGKVLLFVLLLNCVTMTLSLSTCTTVDIDHIKKKRVEAVRGQILSKLRLTSPPQTTGPSQVPFQVLALYNSTKELIEELGRNRHQSCGQDNTETEYYAKEIYKFNMITGTPENNDLPYCPKGITSKVFRFNVSTMEKNSTNLFRAEFRALRIPNSSAKKNEQRIELYQILQKDDPKAKQRYIGGKNVLTKGTPEWVSFDVTETVREWLMYRQTNLGLEISVHCPCHTFRPNGDIIENANEVLEVKFRGMEADYDDVSRVKKQKEQLYPHLILMMLPPHRLDAQSSSRRRKRALDTNYCFNNYEENCCVRPLYINFRQDLGWRWIHQPEGYYANFCSGPCPYLRSADTTHSSLLSLYNTLNPEASASPCCVPQDLEPLTILYYVGRSPKVEQLSNMVVKSCKCS from the exons ATGAATCTGGGCAAAGTACTTCTGTTTGTCCTCCTTCTAAATTGTGTCACAATGACTCTGTCGCTGTCCACTTGCACCACTGTGGACATCGACCACATCAAGAAAAAGAGAGTAGAGGCGGTCCGGGGACAAATACTCAGTAAACTGCGGCTGACTAGTCCGCCCCAGACAACAGGTCCGAGTCAAGTGCCGTTTCAGGTTCTGGCCCTTTATAACAGCACCAAGGAGCTAATTGAGGAACTGGGGAGGAACAGGCATCAGAGTTGTGGACAGGATAACACGGAGACTGAATACTATGCCAAAGAGATTTACAAGTTCAACATGATCACTGGGACGCCGGAAAACA atgaCCTCCCCTACTGCCCTAAGGGTATCACCTCCAAGGTATTCCGCTTCAACGTCTCGACCATGGAGAAGAACTCCACAAACTTGTTCCGAGCCGAGTTTAGAGCCCTGAGGATCCCCAATTCCAGCGCCAAGAAAAACGAGCAGAGGATTGAGCTCTACCAG atcctccaGAAAGACGACCCCAAAGCCAAACAGCGCTATATTGGGGGGAAGAACGTTCTGACCAAGGGAACTCCTGAGTGGGTCTCCTTTGATGTGACAGAGACAGTTAGGGAGTGGCTGATGTACAGAC AGACCAATCTCGGGCTGGAGATCAGCGTGCACTGTCCCTGCCACACCTTTAGGCCTAATGGTGACATCATCGAGAACGCCAATGAGGTTCTTGAAGTCAAGTTCAGAG GTATGGAAGCTGACTATGACGATGTAAGCCGTGTGAAGAAACAAAAGGAGCAGCTGTACCCCCACCTTATCCTCATGATGCTCCCACCCCACAGGCTAGATGCCCAGTCTTCCTCCCGCAGGCGCAAGAGGGCACTTGACACCAATTACTGCTTCAA CAATTACGAGGAGAACTGCTGTGTGAGACCACTATATATTAACTTCCGGCAGGATTTGGGCTGGAGGTGGATCCATCAGCCTGAAGGGTACTACGCTAACTTCTGCTCCGGTCCTTGTCCTTACCTCCGCAGCGCTGACACCACACACAGCTCG CTGCTGAGTCTCTACAACACCTTGAACCCCGAAGCATCCGCCTCACCCTGCTGTGTACCTCAGGACTTGGAGCCCCTCACCATCCTCTACTACGTGGGACGCTCCCCAAAAGTCGAGCAGCTCTCCAACATGGTTGTAAAGTCCTGCAAGTGCAGCTAG